A region of Rhizobium grahamii DNA encodes the following proteins:
- a CDS encoding BON domain-containing protein: protein MVFKPGTFFGEQPEIEVEFKNHAKLEEDIANALAVAGGIDAADVNVTVDGAGVVLSGSVATQEEIARATAVAEAISGTHPVRNDIAIG, encoded by the coding sequence ATGGTTTTCAAGCCGGGAACCTTTTTCGGAGAGCAGCCGGAAATCGAGGTTGAGTTCAAGAATCACGCCAAACTCGAGGAAGATATCGCCAACGCGCTCGCCGTTGCCGGCGGCATAGATGCGGCTGATGTGAACGTGACCGTCGACGGCGCGGGCGTTGTGCTGAGTGGATCGGTCGCGACACAGGAAGAAATCGCACGAGCTACAGCTGTCGCTGAAGCGATTTCGGGAACCCACCCCGTGCGCAACGATATCGCGATCGGCTGA